The following proteins are co-located in the Acropora palmata chromosome 11, jaAcrPala1.3, whole genome shotgun sequence genome:
- the LOC141859072 gene encoding uncharacterized protein LOC141859072, giving the protein METQIADLNGKIKTLSFRLKKTDEVLKKDDRKASERHRTSLETMVTAVNALKESIEEKKFVNGEDEESVQEWSSGIEEIVNQADECMRELTRQIDQIDRNLKQASALHEHKREIELEREKLRQKQEAVERAHAEELEFEKKKLELKQVQTEPPEITAMASNVVKMPKLVITKFDGTPQDWVRFWGQFETQIDKSSTPEVTKFSYLKELVDLKVRNLIDGLTFTPEGYEKAKDLLARRYGKTSEVVGAYVRNILELPTVRERDVKKIHEFYEKLLFNVESLQTLQSINKLDAAVRFTFDKLDVMKNELAMIDENWSEWTFVQFLEALEKWTINNPVQGVESSKTKAVATPVNRREKSRAFYAKRDDRHQQAHIRGCLFCQSPDHKAVNCDKVVSVEARKKVFIEKRMCFNCSGIGHRAEECKSKSNCQVCHARHNTSLCDNTQLQVQTREPGMTANHIGNSAVIHPVVVVKINGYKFRALLDSGASHSYASATAIDLINASLKSTGLRQIAMLTGVTTRTMQVFGVVISSVAGDFELEVDVTKVNKKELLILENPRYNQLIEGSSHLKGVRMDDVDEKAKLPVHLILGANEFAKIRTGERLRVGRRGDPVAEYTRFGWTIMSPGADQDLSPVCLAVNSSSDFERLCSLDVLGLADAPAGNQFDVYDEFKEQLTRSPEGWYETSLPWKGKCPALPNNRDGSMRRLNSLLRKLSRKNMLDDYDDVIREQLAEGVVERAPSKASGREFYLPHRAVVREGAETTKLRVVYDASARDHETAPSLNECLHAGPPLQNKLWGVLTRCRFHPVLVAGDLRRAFLQVRIREEDRDALRFHWIVDKNSKEVETLRFTRVVFGLAPSPFLLNGVIQQHLQNLETKFPETVNEVRKSLYVDDLISGGSTADKAKQLKREAIEIFNDAKFELHKWHSNKEELETDCENYERSFAKEQLNNVSKPDGIKLLGVGWDKVQDTLCVEFPSTPAELTKRGILTNLAKVYDPLGLASPVLLEGKLLYRETCVQKSAWDGPLPEDLAVQWKKWEENIPDAVTVQRCVPRYEEEIHEIQLHAFGDASGRGVCAAVYAVVTQPSGTSQGLITAKARLAKQGLTIPRLELVSGHMAVNPADNVRQALEGLPLAVNIHCWLDSSVALHWISDHGDYRQFVANRVKKIQSHPNVLWHHVPTAHNPADLGSRGGSVSGAEIWWKGPSWLGDPAQWSPEIVTEPSPESRAERKIQKELFAVGVEERNQFDDFLEKFGLRKAMRIGAWISRFLCNCRCPSNQLHGPLTAAELTEHELFWIQRAQREGMSNENFGLDQEQLNLQPNKHGVLECRGRLQGDYPIYLPDSVLFTAKVVQHAHVTTLHGGVSLTMTNVRGRFWVPRLRKLVKKTVKNCSGCKRFQAVALKNPPTAPLPIERTEGTTPFNVIGVDFAGPVKYRSKRKEERKAYVVLYSCSLTRGVFLEILPILETSDFLQSLKRFIARRGRPSKVYSDNGKTFVAAAKWLKRARTDEGLNSFLSEHAIQWQFNLSRAPWWGGQFERLIGLMKSMFYKTVGQGLLTWEELSEVILDIEVTMNNRPLCYVEEDVQLPTLTPNAFLMLNSNVLPELQPYHIEERDLRKRAKFLMKTKDVMWRRWTTEYLSALRERHRLRRGKKGKENSLAVGDVVIVKSQERNRSFWPLGIVEQLIAGRDGVVRGAKLRVGRSHVERPVQLLYPLELSCDEDNNREPAVTLNPDAAVFRPRRDAAAAAELRMKDIVQAELS; this is encoded by the coding sequence ATGGAGACACAAATTGCGGATTTGaacggaaaaataaaaacactcaGCTTTCGACTAAAAAAGACAGACGAGGTACTAAAGAAGGATGATCGGAAAGCGTCAGAAAGGCACAGAACGTCGCTAGAGACTATGGTAACGGCAGTGAACGCGTTAAAGGAATCAATAGAGGAGAAAAAGTTCGTAAATGGTGAAGACGAAGAGTCAGTTCAAGAATGGAGTAGCGGAATCGAAGAAATTGTGAATCAAGCGGATGAATGTATGCGTGAATTGACAAGGCAGATTGACCAGATCGACCGTAATTTGAAGCAAGCATCAGCTCTCCATGAGCACAAACGAGAAATCGAATTGGAGAGAGAAAAACTAAGGCAGAAGCAAGAAGCTGTTGAGCGAGCACATGCAGAGGAGttagaatttgaaaagaagaaattggAGCTGAAACAAGTTCAAACAGAACCACCGGAAATTACAGCGATGGCTAGCAACGTGGTAAAAATGCCGAAGCTAGTTATCACAAAATTTGATGGCACGCCGCAAGATTGGGTGCGTTTTTGGGGACAGTTCGAAACACAAATTGACAAGTCCTCTACCCCTGAAGTCACAAAATTCTCTTACTTGAAAGAATTAGTGGATTTGAAGGTGAGAAATCTAATTGATGGCCTTACATTTACCCCCGAAGGTTATGAAAAGGCCAAGGATCTACTCGCAAGACGGTATGGAAAAACAAGCGAAGTTGTGGGAGCCTACGTAAGGAATATACTAGAACTCCCTACCGTCCGAGAAAGGGATGTCAAGAAGATTCACGAATTTTACGAGAAACTGCTATTCAACGTTGAGTCCCTACAAACATTGCAGAGCATAAACAAACTCGACGCCGCGGTACGTTTCACATTTGACAAGCTAGATGTTATGAAGAATGAGCTGGCCATGATCGATGAAAACTGGAGCGAATGGACATTCGTGCAATTCCTAGAGGCGCTTGAGAAATGGACAATTAACAACCCAGTTCAAGGGGTCGAAAGTTCAAAGACCAAGGCCGTAGCAACTCCTGTCAATCGAAGAGAGAAATCGAGAGCGTTTTACGCGAAACGTGATGACAGACATCAACAAGCGCACATCCGAGGCTGTCTATTTTGTCAGAGTCCAGATCACAAGGCGGTTAACTGTGACAAGGTCGTGAGTGTTGAAGCGAGAAAAAAGGTGTTTATAGAGAAACGTATGTGTTTTAATTGTTCAGGAATTGGACACCGAGCTGAAGAATGCAAAAGCAAGTCCAATTGTCAAGTTTGTCACGCAAGGCATAACACATCATTGTGCGATAACACCCAATTGCAAGTTCAGACACGTGAACCAGGGATGACGGCAAATCACATCGGCAACTCGGCTGTAATTCATCCTGTGGTGGTTGTCAAGATTAATGGATACAAATTTAGAGCCCTGTTAGATAGTGGAGCAAGTCATTCGTACGCCTCCGCTACTGCAATCGACTTGATTAACGCAAGTTTAAAGTCAACCGGTTTGAGACAAATAGCGATGCTGACAGGCGTCACAACAAGAACCATGCAAGTTTTTGGAGTGGTTATCAGTTCAGTGGCTGGTGATTTTGAACTAGAGGTGGATGTCACCAAGGTCAATAAGAAAGAGTTGCTGATTTTAGAAAACCCTCGTTACAACCAGCTGATAGAAGGGAGCTCTCACCTCAAAGGAGTACGCATGGATGATGTCGACGAGAAAGCTAAACTCCCTGTTCATCTTATACTGGGTGCGAACGAATTTGCAAAAATTCGGACAGGAGAACGTTTGCGTGTGGGCCGTCGCGGGGACCCGGTAGCTGAGTATACCCGGTTTGGGTGGACAATTATGTCGCCTGGCGCAGACCAAGACTTATCACCTGTCTGTTTGGCGGTAAATTCGAGCTCTGACTTCGAAAGATTGTGTTCGCTTGATGTTCTTGGCCTAGCAGATGCCCCAGCCGGAAACCAGTTTGATGTCTACGATGAGTTTAAAGAGCAACTGACGCGATCACCTGAAGGTTGGTACGAGACGAGTCTGCCTTGGAAAGGGAAATGTCCTGCCCTACCAAATAACCGTGACGGAAGTATGCGACGACTTAATTCCCTCTTGCGGAAACTAAGCCGAAAGAACATGTTGGACGACTATGATGACGTTATTAGAGAGCAGTTGGCGGAAGGCGTGGTAGAACGGGCCCCTTCCAAAGCTTCCGGGCGAGAGTTCTATTTGCCACATCGTGCAGTTGTCCGTGAGGGTGCAGAAACAACAAAGCTTCGAGTCGTGTATGACGCGTCTGCGCGAGATCACGAAACGGCCCCATCTCTAAATGAGTGCCTACATGCCGGCCCGCCTCTACAGAACAAGCTATGGGGTGTTCTCACTCGTTGCCGCTTCCACCCTGTGTTAGTTGCAGGAGATCTGCGACGTGCGTTCCTGCAAGTGCGAATTCGTGAAGAGGACCGAGACGCTCTGCGGTTTCACTGGATCGTAGACAAGAATTCGAAGGAAGTGGAAACGCTACGATTCACCAGAGTTGTGTTCGGACTTGCCCCCTCGCCGTTTCTTCTAAATGGGGTGATCCAGCAACATCTTCAGAATTTAGAGACGAAATTCCCCGAAACCGTCAATGAAGTGCGGAAGAGCTTATATGTCGATGACCTTATTTCTGGAGGAAGTACCGCCGACAAGGCTAAGCAGTTGAAAAGAGAAGCTATCGAGATCTTTAATGACGCCAAGTTCGAGCTACACAAATGGCACTCTAACAAGGAGGAGTTGGAGACTGATTGTGAGAATTACGAGAGGTCATTCGCCAAAGAACAACTCAACAATGTGTCGAAGCCAGATGGGATCAAACTACTTGGTGTTGGTTGGGACAAGGTCCAGGATACCCTTTGCGTTGAATTTCCAAGTACACCGGCCGAACTGACGAAGCGAGGAATCCTTACCAACTTAGCAAAGGTGTACGATCCATTGGGATTAGCATCACCAGTTTTACTAGAGGGCAAACTGCTGTACCGGGAAACGTGCGTACAGAAGAGCGCGTGGGATGGTCCGTTACCGGAAGACTTAGCCGTACAGTGGAAGAAGTGGGAAGAGAATATACCAGATGCCGTTACAGTACAACGCTGCGTTCCTCGTTACGAAGAAGAAATTCATGAGATACAATTACATGCATTCGGCGATGCCAGCGGTCGAGGAGTTTGTGCCGCAGTCTACGCAGTTGTAACTCAACCATCGGGAACATCACAGGGATTGATCACCGCAAAGGCCCGACTTGCCAAACAAGGGCTGACCATTCCCCGACTGGAGCTCGTATCAGGGCATATGGCAGTCAATCCGGCCGACAACGTGCGACAAGCTCTGGAGGGACTCCCACTAGCAGTTAATATCCACTGTTGGTTAGACAGTTCAGTGGCCCTTCATTGGATCAGTGATCACGGAGACTACCGCCAATTCGTCGCGAATCGTGTTAAAAAGATTCAAAGCCATCCGAACGTTCTATGGCATCACGTCCCAACAGCCCATAATCCTGCCGATCTTGGAAGTCGTGGTGGTAGTGTGAGTGGAGCAGAAATTTGGTGGAAGGGGCCCTCGTGGCTAGGAGACCCCGCCCAGTGGTCACCTGAGATTGTTACAGAGCCAAGCCCAGAAAGTAGAGCGGAGAGAAAGATTCAAAAGGAACTTTTCGCGGTTGGTGTCGAAGAGAGAAACCAATTCGATGACTTCCTCGAGAAGTTTGGGCTTCGTAAAGCGATGAGAATTGGGGCTTGGATCTCGCGTTTCTTATGCAATTGTCGCTGTCCTTCCAATCAGCTCCATGGACCTCTGACGGCGGCAGAGTTGACTGAACATGAGTTGTTCTGGATCCAGAGAGCGCAAAGGGAGGGAATGAGCAATGAAAACTTTGGGCTGGATCAAGAACAGCTCAACCTACAACCAAACAAACATGGTGTGTTGGAATGCAGAGGTCGTCTTCAGGGAGATTATCCAATCTACCTGCCAGATTCAGTTCTCTTTACAGCCAAAGTGGTTCAGCATGCTCACGTGACTACACTCCATGGGGGAGTATCCTTAACGATGACGAATGTGAGAGGAAGATTCTGGGTACCCCGACTGCGGAAGCTAGTCAAGAAAACAGTGAAGAATTGCAGTGGGTGCAAACGCTTTCAAGCCGTAGCCTTGAAGAATCCACCCACGGCACCGTTGCCTATCGAGAGAACAGAAGGAACCACACCCTTCAACGTCATAGGTGTTGATTTCGCCGGTCCTGTGAAGTACCGCAGCAAGCGTAAGGAAGAACGTAAGGCGTATGTGGTTTTGTATTCGTGTAGCCTTACTCGAGGAGTGTTCTTGGAGATACTGCCAATTTTGGAGACCAGCGATTTCCTCCAAAGTCTTAAGCGTTTTATTGCCAGGAGAGGACGTCCATCCAAAGTCTATTCAGACAATGGTAAAACCTTCGTCGCCGCTGCCAAGTGGTTGAAAAGGGCGCGAACAGATGAAGGATTAAACTCCTTCCTAAGTGAGCATGCCATCCAGTGGCAGTTCAACCTCAGCCGAGCGCCGTGGTGGGGTGGACAGTTTGAGCGCCTCATCGGATTGATGAAATCCATGTTCTACAAAACAGTTGGCCAAGGTCTGCTCACCTGGGAAGAATTGAGCGAAGTCATCCTAGATATAGAAGTTACAATGAACAACCGTCCCTTGTGTTACGTGGAAGAAGACGTGCAACTTCCAACGTTAACACCGAATGCTTTCCTGATGCTGAACTCCAATGTTCTGCCCGAGTTGCAGCCCTATCACATAGAAGAAAGAGATTTGAGGAAACGCGCCAAGTtcctgatgaaaacaaaagatgtgATGTGGCGTAGGTGGACGACCGAATACTTGAGCGCGCTGCGTGAGCGTCACCGGCTCAGACGCggaaagaaagggaaagaGAATTCTCTGGCGGTTGGAGATGTTGTGATCGTGAAGTCCCAAGAACGGAACCGAAGTTTCTGGCCGCTGGGGATCGTAGAGCAACTGATTGCTGGAAGGGATGGAGTGGTTCGAGGTGCTAAGTTACGGGTCGGACGGTCACACGTCGAGCGTCCTGTGCAGCTGTTGTACCCATTGGAGCTGTCCTGTGATGAAGACAACAATCGAGAACCAGCTGTAACACTCAACCCGGACGCAGCAGTGTTCAGACCCAGACGTGATGCTGCGGCAGCCGCGGAACTACGAATGAAGGATATCGTTCAAGCAGAACTGAGCTGA
- the LOC141859073 gene encoding alpha-glucosidase 2-like, with protein MSYDYVQPDEFTPESRINWITVGKVTKWTQEEEGIVDKFTLFLDGGLKVYIYFLSHNTFRVRFNPDPNAPYVKSRSPATEVERIEASKIKVKEEGGCLSIATDRIEVRVNLKKYALLVYRSGQLVHADPVDYNLVYVDRQYGEAVAQFKIAPTNAQYYGFGEKAGATVDKRRVPKQHFYGQLAGGNEKIGAAMTFFNYDNFGYTAPDLTPEGEVQGPLNPNSPLYQSSPFLIEFNPSPDGAFDGPSYANGILLDNTSQTFVNFRQGDQYYFGALYGELDYYFFAGDHVAEVLNEFTQLTGRTQLKPKHVFGYQQGGYGPNYNEKWKLLEVALKYRQWKIPIDGLHVDVDIQDNYRTFTHSKIKFPNPKEMFDALHDWGFKCSTNITPIISCNTDENGEYSPYKALDTGKANGMFVINTREDGSGTHDPYIGNVNYGRGRLTWGHYPDLGRQDVQKWWGEQYRDLLDWGLDFVWQDMTTPAMKASVHQPDCALLSFPMDLMITDNEETRYSKISTQQDKKPFAKIRCLFNYNLCKATYHGLQRLQPKKRHFIIARGGFVGVHRYAGLWTGDTTSNWEFIQMNIPLVLGIGLSAQPVSGCDIGGFSAAFPGQIVDSEMLCRWTIMGAFLPWFRNHYDNYAKPYQEPYRYPEPVPTICRKYIEIRYKLIQYIYDAMYENSRCGKPICRPLFMDEIKPGEFHNDPYADDEHGWGYNGYASNRLDDQFFLGKDILVAPIVNPGQKSRAVYLPSGSQWYRFTDDEMPLDAPVHGGVEFDFYSPWDDPSKDNCAVYVREGAIIPKRELEQYIGELYSQGKMNPVTFTVYPGRDSKYMMYLDDDGVTNSAEKEGKYRLTQISHQGIPGGQKIRINRTYDKFKPAETLYYLSMPGTITPQSVRAAGKSLQQKTGASNEEAAKALADSKDTPGAYYYNNYLNTTFIKIFDTSTDITVEVVF; from the exons ATGTCGTATGATTACGTGCAGCCCGACGAGTTCACACCTGAGTCACGCATAAACTGGATCACCGTTGGAAAGGTGACCAAATGGACTCAAGAAGAGGAAGGAATAGTGGATAAATTCACACTTTTTCTTGACGGTGGCCTAAAGGTGTACATCTATTTTCTctctcacaataccttccgCGTTCGCTTCAATCCTGATCCAAACGCACCTTACGTCAAGAGCCGCTCGCCTGCAACGGAGGTTGAGCGGATTGAGGCATCGAAGATCAAAGTGAAGGAAGAGGGAGGATGCCTAAGTATTGCAACTGATAGGATCGAG GTGCGCGTGAATTTGAAGAAGTATGCACTGTTGGTTTATCGTTCAGGGCAGCTTGTTCATGCCGACCCCGTCGACTATAATCTCGTTTACGTTGACCGTCAATATGGTGAAGCGGTTGCTCAGTTCAAGATAGCGCCCACAAATGCCCAGTACTATGGCTTTGGTGAGAAAGCAGGTGCTACAGTTGACAAGCGCCGAGTGCCCAAGCAACACTTCTATGGTCAGCTTGCAGGCGGTAACGAGAAAATTGGCGCCGCCATGACGTTCTTTAACTATGACAACTTTGGCTATACCGCGCCTGATCTCACCCCTGAGGGAGAGGTTCAAGGGCCACTGAATCCCAACTCTCCGCTTTACCAATCTTCGCCTTTCCTCATTGAGTTCAACCCGAGTCCCGACGGAGCCTTCGACGGACCTTCTTACGCTAACGGCATCTTGCTCGACAACACTTCCCAGACCTTCGTGAACTTCCGGCAAGGCGACCAGTACTACTTCGGAGCGCTTTACGGAGAGCTTGATTATTACTTCTTTGCTGGTGATCACGTGGCTGAAGTGCTCAACGAATTCACTCAATTGACTGGACGCACGCAACTTAAGCCAAAACACGTGTTTGGATACCAACAAGGAGGTTACGGCCCTAATTACAACGAAAAATGGAAACTGTTGGAAGTGGCACTAAAATACCGGCAGTGGAAGATTCCCATCGATGGCCTTCACGTGGATGTCGATATCCAG gatAATTATCGCACATTCACACACAGCAAAATCAAGTTTCCAAACCccaaagaaatgtttgatgcTCTTCACGACTGGGGCTTCAAATGCAGTACCAACATCACGCCCATTATCAGCTGCAACACGGATGAAAATGGCGAGTACAGTCCGTACAAAGCCCTGGACACCGGCAAAGCGAATGGTATGTTTGTGATCAACACCCGTGAAGATGGTAGTGGTACTCACGACCCGTACATTGGTAACGTGAACTATGGCCGTGGTCGCCTGACATGGGGGCACTATCCTGACCTGGGAAGACAAGACGTACAAAAGTGGTGGGGAGAACAGTATCGTGACCTGTTGGATTGGGGACTAGATTTTGTTTGGCAAGATATGACTACTCCAGCGATGAAAGCCAGCGTTCATCAGCCAGACTGTGCACTCTTGTCTTTTCCCATGGATCTGATGATAACTGACAATGAAGAGACCAG GTATTCAAAGATCAGTACCCAGCAGGACAAGAAACCATTTGCAAAAATCCGCTGCTTGTTCAACTACAATCTTTGCAAAGCCACTTACCATGGACTTCAACGTCTGCAGCCAAAGAAACGTCACTTTATAATCGCACGAGGAGGCTTCGTTGGAGTTCATCGTTACGCTGGATTGTGGACAG GTGATACCACGTCAAACTGGGAGTTCATACAGATGAACATTCCGCTGGTTCTTGGTATTGGATTATCGGCTCAGCCCGTTTCTGGTTGCGACATTGGCGGCTTCAGTGCTGCATTTCCG GGCCAGATTGTTGACTCTGAGATGCTCTGTCGCTGGACCATCATGGGTGCTTTCCTGCCATGGTTCCGTAATCATTATGATAACTATGCTAAGCCATACCAGGAGCCCTACAGGTATCCGGAACCCGTACCCACAATCTGCCGCAAGTACATCGAGATCCGTTACAAGCTGATCCAGTATATTTATGATGCCATGTACGAAAATAGTCGATGCGGAAAGCCCATCTGCAGGCCGTTGTTCATGGATGAAATCAAACCAG GAGAGTTTCACAATGATCCATACGCTGATGATGAACATGGCTGGGGATACAATGGCTACGCTTCTAATCGCCTGGATGATCAGTTCTTCTTGGGAAAGGACATCTTGGTGGCTCCAATTGTCAATCCAG GTCAGAAGAGCCGTGCCGTGTACCTTCCGTCTGGAAGCCAATGGTATCGTTTCACAGACGACGAGATGCCACTTGATGCTCCCGTTCATGGAGGGGTGGAGTTCGATTTCTACTCCCCGTGGGACGACCCTAGCAAAGATAACTGTGCTGTTTACGTTCGAGAAGGAGCGATTATCCCCAAAAGGGAGCTAGAGCAGTACATCGGGGAGCTCTATTCGCAGGGCAAAATGAACCCAGTCACCTTCACCGTGTATCCAGGCCGAGACAGCAAGTATATGATGTATCTTGATGATGATGGCGTCACTAACAGCGCTGAAAAGGAAGGGAAATACAGGCTGACTCAGATTTCTCATCAAG GAATTCCCGGAGGCCAGAAGATTCGCATCAACCGCACTTACGACAAATTCAAACCAGCCGAGACGCTCTACTACCTGAGCATGCCGGGAACCATCACCCCACAAAGCGTGAGGGCCGCGGGAAAATCACTGCAACAGAAGACTGGGGCTTCCAACGAGGAGGCTGCAAAGGCTTTGGCAGATTCAAAAGATACACCGGGAGCGTATTATTACAACAATTACCTCAACACGACCTTTATTAAGATCTTTGACACATCCACTGATATAACCGTGGAAGTTGTATTCTAA